The following proteins come from a genomic window of Bradyrhizobium paxllaeri:
- the speD gene encoding adenosylmethionine decarboxylase, translated as MEFLMTNDNEKETPPAVSTGATHMLIELWGAKNLDDAAIAEDAIRKATRAARATLLHLHVHKFCPGHGVSAIALLAESHITLHTWPERSYAAADVFACGNSDPASAVPVLVEAFQPEQSDVRSFRRGVSIKPTR; from the coding sequence ATGGAGTTCTTAATGACTAATGATAACGAGAAGGAAACCCCACCGGCTGTGTCCACCGGTGCGACGCATATGCTCATCGAGCTATGGGGAGCGAAGAACCTCGACGATGCGGCCATTGCAGAAGACGCAATCCGAAAAGCCACCCGTGCCGCGAGAGCGACATTACTCCACCTTCACGTTCACAAGTTTTGTCCGGGTCATGGCGTCTCCGCAATCGCCTTGTTGGCTGAATCGCACATTACCTTACATACTTGGCCTGAGAGGTCCTACGCGGCCGCTGATGTCTTCGCATGTGGCAACAGCGACCCTGCGAGCGCCGTGCCGGTTCTAGTTGAGGCGTTTCAGCCCGAACAGTCTGACGTTCGCAGCTTCCGGAGAGGTGTGTCAATCAAGCCGACGCGTTGA